In Astyanax mexicanus isolate ESR-SI-001 chromosome 25, AstMex3_surface, whole genome shotgun sequence, a genomic segment contains:
- the LOC125787613 gene encoding hepatic lectin-like, translating to MSLSVYEDLIYFEELNRADRDEITVVIYESSDAVRGLDPDTEVEDANMMRILKTEKAALYQEPKDAYSTGIAVKMQVVTTKYVPKGKDINNEEERSKDRSLRDTLRDHRGRGSVTREGDKLLPIGQRLLGGRKMVAHVANGIAQALGAAVVALQTAPSPPRLMVLQGRKTWLTADDKAVRDGWIYFSSSLYYVSTERKSWSESRNDCRKRGSDLVIINSREEQVFINTLRKGQWVWIGLSDAETEGVWKWVDGSELITGFWDPGQPNNYRDDDCGLYGFGSDPVNNWADYACNSQFFWICEKRI from the exons atgtctctgagtgtttatgaggATCTGATCTACTTTGAGGAGCTGAACAGAGCAGATCGAGACGAGATAACGGTGGTTATATATGAGAGTTCAGATGCTGTTAGAGGCCTCGACCCCGACACTGAGGTGGAGGACGCCAACATGATGAGGATCCTGAAGACAGAAAAAGCAG cgcTTTATCAAGAACCCAAAGATGCTTACAGCACAGG catagcagtgaaaatgCAGGTTGTAACGACGAAGTATGTGCCCAAGGGGAAGGATATAAACAATGAAGAGGAGAGGTCCAAGGAcagatccttgagggacaccttGAGAGACCACAGAGGTAGAGGAAGTGTGACCAGAGAGGGTGATAAACTGCTGCCTATTGGTCAG AGGCTGTTGGGGGGCAGAAAAATGGTTGCACATGTGGCCAATGGCATTGCGCAGGCACTTGGGGCAGCAGTTGTTGCCCTTCAAACAGCCCCATCTCCACCAAGACTGATGGTGCTGCAGGGCCGCAAGACCTGGCTGACTGCAGatg ATAAAGCAGTTAGAGACGGGTGGATCTACTTCAgctccagtctttactacgtctctaCTGAGAGGAAGAGCTGGAGTGAGAGCAGAAACGACTGCAGAAAGAGAGgatcagacctggtgatcatcaacagcagagaagaacag gtcttcattaacacattgagaaaaggtcagtgggtttggattggtctgagtgacgctgaaacagagggggtctggaaatgggtggacggatcagaactgatcactgg gttctgggACCCTGGACAACCTAACAATTACAGAGATGATGACTGTGGTTTATACGGCTTTGGGTCTGATCCTGTGAATAACTGGGCTGATTATGCCTGTAATAGCCAGTTCTTTTGgatctgtgaaaagagaatataa